In Armatimonadota bacterium, a single genomic region encodes these proteins:
- a CDS encoding ABC transporter permease, giving the protein MKFGKELSIFLILMAVCMFTGYRNPNFFSQANILNTTKLIGIYGIFSIGMGFVIITGGIDLSVGSVFALLGVGLSMLLTEHQMNPWLAVLLVVFVGGLLGLVHGLLVTKAKLQSFIVTLCGLMIYRSLARTITNDGTRNFSDAPQAAWLRDYANGDWLGLPTTMWLLLVVMMIAFVVLHKSVYGIRLFATGQNEESARFAGLPTQKLVLSTYVICGLLAGVSGVLLSLYTGSVASSSHGNGYELYAVAACVLGGFSLKGGDGSIFGVVLATALLQVLRNMINMLQLPQPLEFTIIGGVILAGVLIDGAIRNRKKRISA; this is encoded by the coding sequence ATGAAGTTTGGTAAAGAGCTCAGCATTTTCTTGATCCTGATGGCGGTTTGCATGTTCACGGGCTACCGAAATCCTAACTTTTTTAGTCAGGCCAACATCTTGAACACGACGAAGCTGATCGGCATCTACGGTATTTTCAGCATCGGAATGGGCTTTGTGATTATCACGGGCGGGATCGATCTGAGCGTCGGATCGGTGTTCGCTTTGCTCGGCGTCGGGCTCTCGATGCTTCTGACGGAGCATCAAATGAACCCTTGGCTGGCGGTGCTACTGGTGGTTTTTGTTGGCGGTCTGTTGGGGCTAGTCCATGGCTTGCTGGTCACCAAAGCGAAGCTCCAGTCGTTCATCGTGACTCTTTGTGGGCTCATGATTTACCGCTCGCTTGCGCGGACAATCACCAATGACGGCACCCGGAATTTTTCGGATGCTCCGCAGGCGGCTTGGCTGCGGGACTACGCAAACGGGGACTGGCTCGGTCTACCCACGACGATGTGGCTCTTGCTGGTTGTGATGATGATTGCTTTCGTGGTCTTGCACAAAAGCGTGTACGGGATTCGGCTTTTTGCGACTGGGCAGAACGAGGAGTCCGCTCGGTTCGCGGGCCTGCCTACTCAAAAGCTTGTCCTGTCGACTTATGTGATTTGTGGGTTGCTGGCGGGGGTTTCGGGGGTTTTGTTGTCGCTTTATACGGGCTCGGTCGCTTCCAGCTCGCACGGGAATGGGTACGAGCTGTACGCGGTGGCGGCTTGCGTCCTTGGCGGATTCTCGCTGAAAGGCGGCGACGGAAGCATTTTTGGCGTGGTTTTGGCGACCGCGTTACTTCAGGTTTTACGGAACATGATCAACATGCTCCAGTTGCCTCAGCCGTTAGAATTTACGATTATTGGCGGAGTGATTCTGGCTGGTGTATTAATCGACGGTGCAATTCGCAATCGGAAGAAACGAATTTCTGCGTAG
- a CDS encoding sugar-binding protein → MKNWILSAMLASLVIAGCGSGSGDSSTAPTGDTSSATTKPAAGGDKVAVAFVTNNTSDFWKIAQAGCEKAEKELGSVKLEFKMPADGTAAAQKQILDDLVSNGIKAIAVSPVDPKGQSADLDVLAGKTFLMTQDSDAPQSKREVFLGTDNVAAGRMAGEEVKKALPGGGKIAVFVGKADAQNAKERFQGLQEALKGSNVTIIGDAPKTDDTDRARAKQNVADTLVANADVACLVGLWSYNGPAILNAVKEAKKEGKVKIVAFDEETDTLKGVEDGFIEATIVQQPFEFGYQSVKMMAAAAGGDKKGIPASKQIFVPTTSVKKDSVVEFAKKLKEMTGK, encoded by the coding sequence ATGAAGAATTGGATCCTTTCGGCCATGTTGGCCTCGCTCGTCATTGCCGGATGCGGCTCAGGTTCGGGGGACAGTAGCACTGCTCCGACGGGAGATACCAGTTCGGCAACCACGAAGCCTGCAGCTGGCGGGGACAAAGTTGCGGTTGCTTTTGTCACCAACAACACCTCCGACTTCTGGAAGATTGCTCAAGCGGGTTGCGAGAAGGCAGAGAAAGAGCTTGGCAGCGTGAAGCTTGAGTTCAAGATGCCGGCAGACGGAACCGCTGCAGCACAGAAGCAGATTCTCGACGATTTGGTTTCGAACGGAATCAAAGCCATCGCCGTCAGCCCGGTTGACCCTAAAGGGCAATCGGCGGACCTGGACGTTCTGGCAGGAAAGACGTTCTTGATGACCCAGGACAGCGATGCTCCGCAGAGCAAGCGTGAAGTGTTCCTTGGAACCGATAACGTCGCCGCCGGACGAATGGCTGGCGAAGAAGTTAAGAAAGCCCTTCCGGGCGGCGGAAAGATTGCCGTCTTCGTCGGAAAGGCTGACGCGCAGAACGCGAAGGAGCGATTCCAGGGACTCCAGGAGGCTCTGAAGGGTAGCAATGTCACGATCATCGGCGATGCGCCAAAGACCGACGATACCGACCGGGCACGAGCAAAGCAGAATGTTGCGGACACCTTGGTTGCCAATGCTGACGTTGCATGTTTGGTTGGGCTGTGGTCGTACAACGGCCCGGCAATTTTGAACGCAGTAAAGGAAGCCAAGAAGGAAGGCAAGGTCAAGATTGTTGCGTTTGATGAGGAAACTGACACACTGAAGGGAGTTGAGGATGGGTTCATCGAAGCGACCATCGTTCAGCAGCCGTTCGAGTTTGGTTATCAATCGGTGAAGATGATGGCCGCAGCAGCGGGCGGCGACAAGAAAGGAATTCCGGCTTCCAAGCAGATCTTTGTTCCGACGACTTCGGTGAAGAAGGATTCGGTTGTGGAGTTCGCGAAGAAGCTCAAGGAAATGACAGGCAAGTAA
- a CDS encoding YdeI/OmpD-associated family protein, translating into MDHFERVEVISLAELRSWLKGNHERSEAVWLVTHKKSQGELHVPYSDVVDELLCWGWVDSTPRKLDDQRSMLLIANRKRKSRWSKVNKDKVARLLSEGRMQPAGLAKVELAKSSGTWDALNEVDLLVEPDDLAASLENVGNAMANWQAFPPSTRRGILEWILSAKSPETRARRIAQTASQAAENIRANQPRQLKGTKSAVE; encoded by the coding sequence ATGGACCACTTTGAGCGGGTCGAGGTGATTTCTTTGGCGGAGCTCCGTTCGTGGTTGAAGGGCAACCACGAACGGTCGGAGGCGGTCTGGCTTGTCACTCACAAAAAATCTCAGGGTGAGTTGCACGTTCCCTATTCCGATGTCGTCGACGAGCTTCTCTGTTGGGGCTGGGTGGACTCGACTCCTCGAAAGCTTGACGATCAGCGGTCAATGCTTTTGATCGCGAACCGAAAGCGCAAATCTCGCTGGTCAAAGGTGAACAAGGACAAAGTTGCACGGCTTCTGTCTGAGGGTCGGATGCAGCCCGCCGGATTGGCAAAGGTCGAACTGGCAAAGTCAAGCGGCACTTGGGACGCTCTAAATGAGGTGGATCTCTTGGTCGAGCCGGATGATCTAGCCGCCTCGCTGGAGAATGTGGGGAACGCGATGGCCAATTGGCAAGCCTTTCCACCTTCGACACGCCGGGGAATCCTCGAATGGATCCTCTCCGCAAAATCTCCTGAGACTCGAGCCAGACGGATTGCACAGACGGCGAGCCAGGCGGCGGAGAACATTCGGGCAAATCAGCCTCGGCAACTGAAAGGTACGAAAAGTGCCGTAGAATAG
- a CDS encoding nucleoside hydrolase — translation MTDRIPILLDTDPGNDIDDAVAISYLLKQPRCELLGITTVSGPVAQRAAIAEVLCKSVGRDDVPIVAGRSAVLTYGQGQPWCSQYSPIEHLPHSLDYPEDAAVDFLRQQIRSRPGEITLISIGPFMNLALLFAIDPEIPFLLKGLYTMAGKFFISNEPEWNCLIDPVATSIVVKASRPDHCWFGLDVTTQCTMSPEEVESRFIGQPLETVVPMAQDWFSHTKKMVFHDPLAVATIFQPDICKFKRGRVHCDARTGATYFTEGEGNDLVASGVNVVAFFDEYFSVTAS, via the coding sequence ATGACCGACCGAATCCCAATTCTGCTCGACACTGATCCGGGAAATGACATCGATGATGCCGTTGCGATTAGCTACCTACTGAAACAGCCCCGGTGTGAACTATTAGGGATCACTACCGTCAGCGGCCCCGTCGCCCAGCGAGCGGCGATCGCTGAAGTTCTGTGCAAATCGGTTGGAAGAGATGACGTGCCAATTGTTGCCGGAAGATCAGCAGTGCTGACCTACGGCCAAGGTCAGCCCTGGTGTTCGCAATACTCACCAATCGAGCACCTACCCCACTCATTGGACTATCCCGAGGATGCCGCCGTTGACTTTCTCCGCCAGCAGATTCGTTCACGTCCGGGCGAAATCACGCTCATCAGTATCGGTCCATTCATGAACCTGGCACTTCTTTTTGCCATAGATCCCGAGATTCCGTTCCTGCTGAAAGGTCTCTACACCATGGCCGGCAAGTTCTTCATTAGCAACGAACCGGAATGGAACTGCCTGATTGATCCGGTGGCAACTTCGATTGTGGTCAAGGCGTCAAGACCTGACCATTGCTGGTTCGGCCTAGATGTCACAACCCAATGCACCATGTCCCCAGAGGAAGTGGAGAGCAGGTTCATCGGCCAGCCGCTGGAAACCGTCGTCCCAATGGCCCAAGACTGGTTCTCGCACACCAAGAAAATGGTGTTCCACGACCCTTTGGCCGTCGCAACAATCTTCCAGCCCGATATTTGTAAGTTCAAGCGAGGTCGAGTCCACTGCGATGCGCGTACCGGGGCTACCTATTTCACCGAAGGTGAAGGCAACGACTTAGTTGCCTCGGGTGTCAACGTCGTCGCCTTCTTCGATGAGTATTTCAGCGTGACGGCAAGCTAA
- a CDS encoding alpha/beta hydrolase produces the protein MLLTLLASAILAQDGRPSIPLWPNGAPGSEARRNEPETKPHAWSIGNIYNPSLTVYEPPVGKATGTGLIIAPGGGFRELVVGEEGFKPAKLLAEKGITCFVLKYRLVREEGSGLTIEKDAPVDAMRAVRLVRTIADVYGIKKVGMLGFSAGGEVVSLATFQGKADPDAKDTVDQMNAQPDFAAWVYPGPVGVPKEFKGTLPPSFMIVAQDDGASNVVLNLINVYKQAKTPYEAHILHTGGHGFNMGDRSEKAVVKTWVNRFLDWMGDQGLLSK, from the coding sequence ATGTTGTTGACGTTGCTCGCATCCGCAATTCTGGCTCAAGATGGAAGGCCCTCAATCCCCCTCTGGCCAAACGGTGCGCCCGGGTCGGAAGCTCGGCGCAATGAGCCGGAGACCAAGCCGCACGCCTGGTCGATCGGAAACATTTACAACCCATCGCTTACCGTCTACGAGCCACCCGTAGGCAAGGCGACCGGAACCGGTCTCATCATCGCCCCGGGCGGAGGGTTTCGGGAGTTGGTCGTTGGAGAGGAAGGGTTTAAGCCCGCGAAACTCCTTGCTGAAAAGGGGATCACCTGTTTTGTGCTCAAATACCGATTGGTGCGTGAAGAGGGCTCTGGCCTGACGATTGAGAAGGATGCACCCGTCGACGCGATGCGTGCCGTCCGTCTGGTGCGAACAATCGCGGACGTCTACGGAATCAAGAAAGTCGGAATGCTTGGCTTTTCTGCGGGTGGGGAAGTCGTCTCACTGGCCACGTTCCAAGGCAAAGCTGACCCGGATGCAAAGGATACTGTCGATCAGATGAACGCCCAACCCGACTTCGCCGCCTGGGTTTATCCCGGACCGGTTGGGGTTCCAAAGGAGTTCAAAGGCACTTTGCCACCCTCGTTTATGATCGTAGCGCAGGATGATGGCGCGTCCAACGTGGTTTTGAACCTGATCAACGTTTATAAGCAAGCAAAGACGCCTTATGAGGCTCACATCTTGCACACGGGCGGACACGGTTTCAACATGGGGGATCGAAGCGAAAAAGCCGTAGTCAAGACATGGGTCAACCGATTCCTCGACTGGATGGGTGATCAGGGGTTACTTTCCAAGTAG
- a CDS encoding sugar ABC transporter ATP-binding protein encodes MLEIHGVSKRFPGVVALDSVDMSLASGEVVALLGENGAGKSTLMKIIGGVYQADAGSLVVDSVSCTFRSPSEALDKGIRVVFQELSVLENLDISENIFLGRELQRAGLVDRRKMRELTAGYLEKVGLKRSPSTLVASLSIAERQLVEIAKAFSMKVRYLILDEPTSSLTLEESTRLFEIIAEFKKDGVGIFYISHRLDEIGVVADRVVGLRDGRNAGSLKKEEISQEAMVKLMVGRDIKPSVSVGASEGSEVVLEVSELRTARYPASPVSFSIRAGEILGLAGLVGAGRSEVTRALFGIDPCRGHVKLNGETLAVKSPKDAIRAGMFLVPEDRRNTGLTTTLSVGENIVLPAWSKFSLMGLKKIRAARNYAGDGVEQMNVKTPGIDQIVANLSGGNQQKVVLARWLQMNPRVMLIDEPTRGIDVGSKAEIYTELRRLAAQGLAILMVSSDMEEVLAVSDRIGVMHEGRLSGVLDRADATEEAIMNLAVGGAV; translated from the coding sequence TTGCTAGAAATCCACGGAGTCAGCAAGCGATTCCCGGGCGTTGTTGCGCTCGACTCCGTGGATATGAGCCTCGCCTCGGGCGAGGTGGTTGCTCTGCTTGGTGAGAACGGTGCCGGTAAGAGCACCTTGATGAAGATCATCGGCGGCGTGTACCAGGCGGACGCGGGTTCCCTTGTTGTTGACAGTGTCTCTTGTACGTTTCGGTCGCCGTCCGAGGCTTTGGATAAGGGAATTCGGGTGGTTTTTCAGGAGCTTTCGGTTCTGGAGAACCTTGATATCTCGGAGAACATTTTTCTCGGCCGAGAGCTTCAACGGGCCGGCCTTGTGGATCGCCGGAAGATGCGCGAACTGACGGCAGGTTACCTGGAGAAAGTCGGGTTGAAGAGATCACCTTCGACGTTAGTCGCATCGCTTTCGATAGCCGAGCGGCAGCTCGTTGAAATCGCGAAGGCGTTCTCGATGAAGGTTCGGTACCTGATCCTAGATGAGCCGACTTCGAGTTTGACTCTAGAAGAGAGCACCCGTTTATTCGAGATCATCGCGGAATTCAAGAAGGATGGAGTTGGAATCTTTTACATATCCCACAGGCTTGATGAGATCGGGGTCGTGGCGGATCGGGTTGTGGGGCTGCGGGATGGGCGCAATGCCGGTTCTTTGAAAAAGGAAGAAATTAGCCAAGAGGCGATGGTGAAATTGATGGTTGGTCGGGACATCAAGCCGTCGGTTTCGGTTGGGGCTTCTGAAGGTTCGGAGGTTGTTCTGGAGGTCAGCGAGTTGCGGACGGCGCGCTATCCAGCGAGTCCGGTTTCCTTTTCGATTCGAGCAGGAGAGATTTTGGGATTGGCGGGACTGGTTGGTGCCGGTCGGTCCGAGGTGACCCGCGCGCTGTTCGGAATTGACCCTTGCCGGGGGCACGTCAAGCTAAATGGCGAGACTCTTGCAGTCAAATCGCCCAAGGATGCGATCCGGGCGGGGATGTTTTTGGTGCCCGAGGACCGGCGAAATACTGGCCTCACGACGACCTTGTCAGTTGGAGAGAACATTGTTCTCCCGGCGTGGAGCAAGTTCTCGTTGATGGGACTGAAGAAGATTCGTGCCGCTCGCAATTATGCTGGTGACGGTGTCGAACAGATGAACGTCAAGACCCCAGGAATCGACCAGATTGTGGCGAACCTTTCCGGCGGGAATCAGCAAAAGGTGGTGCTTGCCCGGTGGCTGCAGATGAACCCCAGGGTGATGCTGATCGACGAGCCAACGCGGGGGATTGATGTTGGTTCTAAGGCCGAAATCTATACTGAACTGCGCCGACTCGCCGCGCAAGGTTTGGCGATATTGATGGTTTCCAGCGACATGGAAGAAGTTCTGGCAGTCAGCGATCGGATCGGGGTGATGCACGAGGGGCGGCTTTCGGGGGTTCTTGATCGCGCGGACGCCACTGAGGAGGCGATTATGAATTTGGCAGTTGGTGGGGCAGTATGA
- a CDS encoding ornithine cyclodeaminase, with protein MATTTFVSVTEMARLVRDLGLKTCIAGVVEKLEEDYGRWETFQKVARTANHCDLGVVELMPSSTDEEFAFKYVNGHPKNYLHGMSTVMAFGALSDLTTGWPNLLSEMTLLTAIRTAATSVFVAKLLARPDSKRMAMIGCGSQSEFQIVAFNELMGVREFAVFDTDPHAAAKLKRNLGHLNITICESTREAVRGADIVTTCTADKTKATILTGDMIEPGMHINAIGGDCPGKTELAADVLTKGNVYVEYEPQTRVEGDIQQMPADFPVTELWRVLQQPSAGRTTETEVTIFDSVGFALEDFSALRWVYQMCQKHAYGEPIDLMPIMPDVKDLYGHSGLVLSLV; from the coding sequence GTGGCAACAACGACGTTCGTCTCCGTAACCGAAATGGCTCGCCTAGTCCGAGACCTTGGCCTCAAAACCTGCATCGCTGGTGTGGTCGAAAAGCTGGAGGAAGATTACGGTCGATGGGAGACGTTTCAGAAGGTTGCTCGCACCGCCAACCACTGCGACCTCGGCGTCGTCGAGCTGATGCCGTCGTCGACGGACGAAGAGTTCGCGTTCAAGTACGTGAACGGTCACCCAAAGAACTATCTCCACGGCATGTCGACCGTCATGGCCTTCGGAGCCCTCAGCGACCTGACGACCGGCTGGCCGAATCTGCTTTCGGAGATGACCCTGCTGACCGCAATCCGAACTGCCGCAACTTCAGTCTTCGTTGCGAAGTTACTCGCCAGACCTGATTCAAAAAGAATGGCGATGATCGGTTGTGGATCGCAATCGGAGTTCCAGATCGTCGCCTTCAACGAACTCATGGGTGTCCGCGAGTTCGCCGTCTTCGACACCGACCCACACGCGGCAGCGAAGCTGAAGCGAAACCTCGGGCACCTGAACATCACGATCTGCGAGTCCACCCGTGAAGCGGTCCGCGGAGCGGACATCGTCACGACCTGCACCGCCGACAAAACGAAGGCAACGATCTTAACCGGAGACATGATCGAACCCGGCATGCACATTAACGCCATCGGCGGCGACTGCCCCGGGAAGACCGAACTTGCCGCTGACGTGCTGACTAAGGGCAACGTTTACGTGGAATACGAGCCGCAAACCAGGGTCGAAGGAGACATCCAACAAATGCCCGCCGACTTCCCGGTGACCGAGCTCTGGCGAGTCCTTCAACAGCCCTCCGCCGGACGAACCACCGAAACCGAAGTCACCATCTTCGACTCCGTCGGATTCGCCCTCGAAGACTTCTCCGCGCTGCGCTGGGTTTACCAAATGTGCCAAAAGCATGCCTATGGCGAGCCGATTGACCTGATGCCGATCATGCCCGACGTTAAGGATTTGTACGGGCACAGCGGGCTCGTGCTATCTTTGGTCTAA
- a CDS encoding Fic family protein: protein MNRYDTGGRDDEFEPGSNGLVLRNRLGITDPKEAEHIETELLIRAQLDSYSMLPISQKFDSELICALHHRWLGGLYPFAGQYRTVNVSKNFTTFCPAANISQEMERFEQKELSEHTPLRGLIFADYDSETERLAYSKMPFPKMRLRSTREVATKVAIVHAELILIHPFREGNGRLGRWIADLMAIQGGTAPPAYQLNSDEERDKYYLALRRAFINDYDPLTELFVSWIEGASWPQLLPPRD, encoded by the coding sequence GTGAATCGCTACGATACTGGCGGCAGAGACGACGAGTTTGAGCCTGGATCAAATGGCCTCGTGCTGCGTAACCGCCTTGGCATTACCGATCCGAAGGAAGCAGAACATATCGAGACCGAACTTCTTATCCGGGCCCAACTAGACTCCTATTCCATGCTCCCTATTTCGCAGAAGTTTGATTCAGAGCTGATCTGTGCCCTCCACCATCGTTGGCTGGGCGGGCTCTACCCTTTTGCGGGACAATACCGCACCGTCAACGTTAGCAAGAACTTCACAACCTTTTGTCCAGCAGCGAACATTAGTCAAGAAATGGAGCGGTTTGAGCAGAAAGAGCTTTCGGAGCATACGCCACTGAGAGGCTTAATCTTTGCAGATTACGATTCTGAGACCGAACGGTTGGCCTACTCCAAGATGCCGTTCCCTAAGATGAGATTGCGCTCAACTCGCGAGGTGGCGACCAAAGTCGCTATCGTACACGCCGAACTGATTCTCATTCACCCCTTCCGTGAAGGAAACGGAAGGCTCGGGCGGTGGATCGCTGATCTAATGGCAATACAGGGTGGGACCGCACCACCTGCGTACCAGTTGAATTCGGATGAGGAGCGGGACAAGTACTATCTTGCGTTAAGGCGGGCGTTCATCAACGATTACGATCCGCTCACGGAGCTGTTTGTTTCTTGGATTGAAGGTGCTTCCTGGCCACAGCTTCTGCCTCCGCGGGACTGA
- a CDS encoding glycoside hydrolase family 140 protein: MNSLPRLQICSRNPHLMETADGKPFFMLGDTAWELAHRLDFEEIQFYFKTRAAQGFNMIWFNLLAEFDGLREADRNGEVPFHGMDPNKPNEKYFAWIDRIVAEAAAHGLYCGILPTWGDKLTAPWGAGPKIFSDTQTMARYGEYLSKRYKDSTNLLWVLGGDRPAKIAKGSWMEDYAKNMGIDPASDWTPLWRALALAIQTEIPNALITYHPQGGGDSTSTLIHHEKWLHMNAMQSGHGGGRDVPVWEYVERDYNMLPVKPTYDSEPNYEDHPVSPWPTFNPQNGYFDEYDVRRQNWRSVFAGGCGVIYGHHSIWGFASHRHPWINHTKMDWREAIIRPGAIQMRHLKELIESTGMVELVPDQSLLVGKIGEKAEHMRAIRKEDRSWIAVYVPHNGPAVIHTSDVERKRAEWLDPRTGKRQSAKGDSGNGITTFQKPNDIDWVLVLG, translated from the coding sequence ATGAACTCCCTGCCACGATTGCAAATCTGTTCGCGCAACCCCCACCTTATGGAGACGGCTGATGGCAAACCGTTCTTCATGCTTGGAGACACGGCCTGGGAGCTTGCTCATCGGCTGGACTTTGAGGAGATTCAGTTCTACTTCAAGACCAGAGCCGCGCAAGGGTTCAACATGATTTGGTTCAACTTACTCGCCGAGTTCGATGGCCTGCGAGAGGCGGATCGGAATGGCGAAGTTCCATTTCACGGAATGGATCCGAACAAGCCGAACGAGAAGTACTTCGCTTGGATTGATCGAATCGTCGCCGAGGCAGCGGCGCATGGCCTGTACTGTGGAATTCTGCCGACTTGGGGAGACAAGCTGACGGCACCTTGGGGCGCGGGACCAAAAATCTTCTCCGATACACAAACCATGGCACGATATGGTGAATATCTTTCCAAGAGGTACAAGGATTCAACTAATCTGCTTTGGGTGCTAGGCGGAGATCGTCCCGCAAAAATCGCGAAAGGCTCCTGGATGGAGGACTACGCTAAGAACATGGGCATCGACCCCGCGAGCGACTGGACCCCGTTGTGGCGAGCCTTGGCGTTGGCGATCCAGACCGAAATTCCAAACGCCCTCATCACTTACCATCCTCAAGGAGGCGGAGATTCAACTTCGACCCTTATCCACCATGAAAAATGGCTCCACATGAACGCTATGCAGAGCGGTCATGGCGGCGGGCGGGACGTTCCGGTTTGGGAGTACGTCGAGCGCGACTACAACATGTTGCCTGTGAAGCCGACCTACGACAGCGAACCGAACTATGAGGATCACCCGGTCTCGCCGTGGCCTACCTTTAACCCTCAGAATGGGTACTTCGATGAGTACGATGTACGACGCCAGAACTGGCGTTCCGTCTTTGCTGGTGGTTGCGGAGTGATCTACGGGCACCACTCCATATGGGGGTTCGCAAGCCACCGGCATCCTTGGATCAACCATACCAAGATGGATTGGCGTGAAGCCATCATCCGTCCGGGAGCGATCCAGATGCGCCATCTCAAAGAACTGATTGAGAGCACGGGCATGGTCGAACTTGTGCCAGATCAGTCCCTCTTGGTTGGCAAAATCGGCGAGAAGGCCGAGCACATGCGGGCGATTCGCAAAGAGGATCGATCTTGGATAGCGGTCTACGTTCCGCATAACGGACCTGCCGTTATTCACACTAGCGATGTGGAAAGAAAGAGGGCAGAATGGCTCGACCCGCGAACGGGGAAACGACAATCTGCGAAAGGCGATTCTGGCAACGGAATCACCACATTCCAGAAGCCGAACGACATTGACTGGGTTTTGGTTCTCGGCTAA
- a CDS encoding M3 family oligoendopeptidase, whose protein sequence is MSTTSAVCWDLSALFSSSNDPKIEASWKEAHERADAFAAAYRGKVNSASLTAKLLAEALTELEAITVLIVKPITYSNLVFAADVSKPENGAFMQDQTERATELQVKLMFFELELQAAPASVIDPLLGDPSLANFLHHIHVSRTYSKYRLTEKEEVLMEELANTGSRAWNRLFDEVTANHVYKISLDGTEEEKSQQEVLALLRHEDRTTRQAAAAAFSAGLKEQERVLTFIFNTLLQDKAIDDRLRKFEFAEQSRHLSNELDQETVELVIRLCREFYPLVARYYRVKRSILGLEELTHIDRYAPLFAAEEKVTWDRAQAIVLEAFGAFSSDMAQKGSEFFEKNWIDAEPRKGKMGGAFCSYNTPDTHPVLLQSYLDKMDDVMTLAHELGHGVHASYSREQSYFNYHGTLPLAELASTFGEMLVFEKLVAGASDRDKLALYAGKIEGIFATVFRQAAMYQFEKGAHNKRRTEGELTAEEFGEIWQTELQAMFGDSVALGEQHRSWWMYVGHFTGSPFYVYAYSFGELLVLSLYEMAKKAGPGFADRYVEVLKLGGSKTPAELMSMLDIDLKSEEFWRGGFAALENIMTEFERLHSVVEL, encoded by the coding sequence ATGTCAACCACCTCCGCTGTTTGCTGGGATTTGTCTGCTTTGTTCTCTTCGTCAAATGACCCCAAGATTGAGGCGAGTTGGAAAGAAGCTCACGAGCGAGCCGACGCTTTTGCTGCGGCATACCGTGGAAAGGTCAATTCCGCTTCCCTTACAGCAAAACTTTTGGCAGAGGCACTGACGGAGTTGGAGGCAATCACCGTCCTGATCGTCAAGCCCATCACCTACTCCAACCTCGTCTTCGCTGCCGACGTCAGCAAGCCGGAAAACGGTGCCTTTATGCAGGACCAAACCGAGCGGGCAACCGAACTTCAGGTCAAGTTGATGTTCTTTGAGCTTGAACTCCAAGCCGCTCCAGCGTCTGTGATTGACCCGCTTCTAGGCGATCCCTCTCTGGCGAACTTCCTTCACCACATCCACGTCTCTCGCACCTACTCGAAGTACCGCCTCACCGAGAAAGAAGAAGTTCTCATGGAAGAACTCGCCAACACCGGCTCGCGGGCGTGGAACCGGCTCTTTGACGAAGTCACTGCAAACCACGTCTACAAGATCTCACTAGATGGGACTGAAGAGGAGAAGAGCCAGCAGGAGGTTTTGGCCCTCCTGCGACACGAGGATCGAACAACTCGGCAAGCCGCCGCCGCCGCCTTCTCCGCTGGACTCAAAGAACAGGAGCGCGTTCTCACCTTCATCTTCAACACACTTTTGCAGGACAAGGCGATTGATGATCGGCTTCGCAAGTTTGAGTTTGCAGAGCAATCACGTCACCTTTCCAACGAGCTCGATCAGGAAACTGTTGAGCTTGTCATCCGACTTTGCCGAGAGTTTTATCCTCTGGTCGCCCGCTACTATCGGGTTAAGAGATCCATTCTTGGCCTCGAAGAACTGACCCACATCGACCGCTATGCTCCGCTCTTTGCTGCCGAAGAAAAGGTCACTTGGGATCGCGCGCAAGCCATCGTTCTGGAAGCCTTCGGTGCGTTTTCGTCTGATATGGCCCAGAAAGGCTCCGAGTTCTTCGAGAAGAACTGGATCGACGCCGAGCCACGAAAGGGCAAGATGGGTGGCGCATTCTGCTCCTACAACACCCCCGATACCCACCCGGTTCTACTCCAGAGCTACCTCGACAAAATGGACGACGTCATGACCCTCGCCCACGAGCTAGGTCACGGGGTTCACGCGTCGTACAGCAGAGAGCAGTCTTACTTCAACTACCACGGAACCTTGCCCTTGGCCGAGTTGGCTTCGACTTTTGGCGAAATGCTTGTGTTTGAGAAGTTGGTCGCCGGAGCCTCGGACAGAGACAAACTCGCTCTCTATGCGGGAAAGATTGAGGGCATTTTCGCCACCGTCTTTCGCCAAGCAGCGATGTACCAGTTCGAGAAAGGGGCCCACAACAAGCGCCGCACCGAAGGCGAACTCACCGCCGAGGAGTTCGGCGAAATCTGGCAGACTGAGCTGCAAGCGATGTTCGGCGACTCCGTCGCCCTCGGCGAGCAACACCGCTCGTGGTGGATGTACGTCGGCCACTTCACCGGCTCTCCGTTCTATGTCTACGCCTATTCCTTTGGCGAGCTCCTGGTTCTGAGCTTGTACGAAATGGCAAAGAAAGCCGGCCCTGGATTCGCAGACCGGTACGTTGAGGTTCTAAAGTTAGGTGGCTCCAAAACTCCCGCCGAACTAATGTCGATGCTCGACATCGACCTAAAAAGCGAAGAGTTTTGGCGAGGCGGCTTCGCGGCTCTAGAGAACATCATGACTGAATTCGAGCGACTGCACTCGGTGGTAGAGCTTTAG